One window from the genome of Tolypothrix sp. NIES-4075 encodes:
- the cax gene encoding calcium/proton exchanger, whose amino-acid sequence MLVKKFIFLALLVFIPISIAGHFLHWASLTIFITSGLAIIPLAAWMGTATEEITLVLGPSLGGLLNATFGNATELIIALVALKAGLVDVVKATITGSIIGNLLLVVGLAMLLGGLRYTEQEFQPIVARVNASAMNLALSAILLPTAVNFISGGIEEVRLQRLSSAVALVLILVYGLMLLFSMRTHTYLYEVGLAEIELAEIENANQGTDNAPHNVNMWLWIGVLFAATILVAIESELLVDTLKEAISSLGLTSLFTGVILLPIIGNAAEHATAVTVAMKNNMNLSLSVAVGSSLQIALFVAPVLVLTGLAIGQPMDLNFNPFELVAVVVAVLITNSVSSDGRSNWLEGILLLATYAVLALTFYFYPIN is encoded by the coding sequence ATGTTGGTCAAAAAATTTATCTTTTTAGCTTTGTTGGTATTTATTCCAATTTCGATTGCCGGTCATTTTCTCCACTGGGCATCCTTAACTATCTTCATTACTTCTGGATTAGCTATCATACCTCTGGCTGCTTGGATGGGTACAGCGACTGAAGAAATTACTTTAGTTTTAGGTCCTTCACTTGGAGGACTTTTGAATGCTACTTTTGGCAACGCTACTGAATTAATTATTGCTTTAGTCGCTCTCAAAGCTGGACTCGTGGACGTGGTTAAAGCTACTATTACCGGCTCGATTATCGGCAACTTGCTTTTAGTCGTAGGTTTGGCAATGCTACTCGGTGGACTTCGTTACACAGAACAGGAATTTCAACCGATTGTCGCACGGGTAAATGCGAGTGCGATGAACTTGGCACTCAGCGCGATTTTGCTACCAACCGCTGTAAACTTTATATCAGGCGGTATTGAAGAAGTCAGGCTCCAGCGTCTTTCTAGCGCAGTTGCTTTGGTGTTAATTTTAGTCTATGGACTAATGCTGCTGTTTTCAATGCGTACTCATACTTATTTATATGAAGTGGGTTTGGCAGAGATAGAGTTAGCAGAGATAGAGAATGCGAATCAAGGGACAGACAACGCTCCACACAACGTCAATATGTGGTTATGGATTGGTGTACTATTTGCAGCTACCATCCTTGTAGCGATTGAGTCAGAGCTGCTGGTTGATACACTCAAAGAAGCCATATCCAGTTTGGGGTTGACTTCGCTGTTTACAGGTGTAATCCTTTTGCCTATTATTGGTAATGCGGCAGAACATGCAACTGCGGTAACAGTGGCAATGAAAAATAACATGAATCTTTCACTCTCAGTTGCTGTCGGTTCTAGCCTGCAAATTGCTTTATTTGTAGCTCCAGTTTTAGTTTTGACAGGTTTGGCGATCGGTCAACCGATGGATTTAAATTTTAATCCTTTTGAATTAGTCGCAGTGGTAGTAGCTGTGTTAATCACTAACTCTGTTAGTTCAGACGGACGTTCTAACTGGTTAGAAGGTATCTTACTTTTAGCAACCTATGCAGTGTTGGCTTTAACATTCTATTTCTATCCTATCAATTAA
- a CDS encoding CheR family methyltransferase: MSPKNPNELEDIEIQLLLEGVYRYYGFDFRNYAMASLKRRIWNTIRAEKLTSVSGLQEKVLHDSACMERFLLGLSVNVTAMFRDPSFYIAFRNKAVPLLRTYPFIRIWHAGCSTGEEVYSMAILLFEEGLYHRCRIYATDMNEAVLRKAKAGIFSLHLMQEYTQLYLRAGGKESFSKYYTAGYDGAIFHSFLKENLIFSPHNLVTDASFNEFNVILCRNVLIYFNKELQDQVHKLLYGSLKIFGVLGLGKQETLIGSPYEDFYDELAAQEKLYRRVE; encoded by the coding sequence ATGTCCCCCAAAAACCCTAACGAACTCGAAGATATCGAAATTCAGCTACTACTAGAGGGAGTGTATCGCTATTACGGCTTTGACTTTCGCAACTATGCAATGGCTTCTCTCAAACGTCGAATTTGGAATACAATTCGTGCGGAAAAGCTAACTAGTGTCTCTGGACTCCAAGAAAAAGTTTTGCACGATTCCGCTTGTATGGAACGCTTTTTATTGGGTCTTTCGGTGAATGTCACCGCGATGTTTCGCGACCCTAGTTTCTATATTGCTTTTAGAAATAAAGCCGTTCCCCTTTTGCGTACCTATCCCTTTATTCGCATTTGGCACGCTGGATGCTCTACGGGTGAGGAAGTTTATTCGATGGCAATTTTGCTATTTGAAGAAGGATTGTATCACCGTTGCCGCATCTACGCTACTGATATGAATGAAGCAGTGCTACGCAAAGCTAAGGCTGGTATTTTTTCTTTACATTTGATGCAAGAATATACTCAACTTTATTTGCGAGCGGGTGGTAAAGAATCATTTTCCAAATATTATACGGCTGGCTATGATGGTGCTATTTTCCACTCTTTTTTGAAAGAAAATCTTATATTTTCACCGCATAATTTGGTAACAGATGCTTCTTTCAATGAATTCAACGTTATTCTCTGTCGCAATGTTTTAATTTACTTCAATAAAGAACTTCAAGACCAAGTTCACAAGTTGCTATATGGAAGTTTAAAGATATTTGGAGTTTTAGGATTGGGGAAACAAGAAACGCTGATTGGCTCACCTTACGAAGACTTTTACGATGAGTTAGCGGCTCAGGAAAAGCTTTACCGGAGGGTCGAATGA
- a CDS encoding response regulator: MQSAPKVNILLIDDHPENLIALEAILEGLGQNLVKAYSGAEALRCLLHQDFAVILLDVQMPGMDGFETAMLIRQRERSRNTPIIFLTAFGVNDTMLFKGYTLGAVDYLSKPIDSVILKSKVTVFVELFKKTLEVKRQATELKSMNSELKESEEKFRALSACSPIAIFLTDTAGKFTYKNPNCQAFYNFQIDESWQEGWAKCIYAEDRDRVLADWSHSIRCGQTYSDEFRICRTDNTLCWVHVRTSVMFSDNRQLLGYVGTIEDITERKQAEIVREQMIREQAARQEAEAANRMKDEFLAIVSHELRTPLTSILGWSKQLLTRQFDPKTTNRALETIERNAQSQAQLIEDILDVSKIIRGKLQLQIEPVNLVTLIETLLETVRPQADAKAIQLESIFDPQVQMVCGDQQRLRQVIGNLLSNAIKFTSKAGRVEISLSMKIENGRQGDKKTWETSFPPRQSPQGREPAQGAGSSFHPPLFPSPPLSIPPSPTLPTYAQITVTDTGIGINPEFIPYVFDRFRQADSSSTRSYGGLGLGLTIARHLVELHNGKIYAHSEGEGKGATFTVELPLPKANQLKPESAVENNANAPENLPSLDNIQILVVEDNTDSRDFLKVVLEESNAKVTAVGSVSEAIECLKQEHFHVLVSDIGMPEEDGYQLISQVRDLEQKNGIKIPAIALTAYTRTEDKMQALQAGFQKHLAKPIEPDELVKIVAELVDRS, translated from the coding sequence ATGCAGTCTGCACCAAAAGTAAACATCCTCTTAATAGACGATCATCCAGAAAATTTGATTGCTTTGGAGGCAATCTTAGAAGGGCTGGGTCAAAATTTAGTTAAAGCTTATTCGGGTGCAGAAGCTCTAAGGTGCTTATTGCATCAAGATTTCGCCGTAATTTTACTAGATGTGCAGATGCCGGGAATGGATGGGTTTGAGACAGCAATGTTAATTCGGCAAAGAGAGCGATCGCGCAACACGCCGATAATTTTTCTCACAGCCTTTGGTGTTAACGATACCATGCTGTTTAAAGGCTATACCTTAGGCGCAGTAGACTATCTGTCGAAGCCGATTGACTCGGTTATCTTAAAATCAAAAGTAACCGTGTTTGTGGAACTGTTCAAAAAAACACTCGAAGTAAAGCGACAAGCAACCGAACTCAAGAGCATGAACTCTGAACTCAAAGAAAGTGAAGAGAAATTTCGCGCCTTGAGTGCTTGCTCTCCAATTGCGATTTTTTTAACAGATACAGCAGGTAAATTTACTTATAAAAATCCCAATTGTCAAGCATTTTATAACTTCCAAATTGATGAAAGTTGGCAGGAAGGTTGGGCAAAATGTATTTATGCAGAAGATCGCGATCGCGTGCTTGCTGATTGGTCGCATTCTATTCGTTGCGGACAGACATACTCAGATGAATTTCGTATTTGCCGGACAGATAATACTTTGTGCTGGGTTCATGTCCGCACATCGGTGATGTTTTCCGATAATCGGCAATTATTGGGATACGTTGGCACTATTGAAGATATCACAGAACGCAAGCAGGCGGAAATAGTCCGCGAACAAATGATTCGCGAACAAGCAGCAAGACAAGAAGCTGAAGCTGCTAACCGGATGAAAGATGAGTTTTTAGCGATCGTTTCTCACGAACTTCGTACTCCCCTCACCTCAATACTCGGTTGGTCGAAACAGTTGCTTACCAGACAATTCGATCCTAAAACCACAAATCGCGCTCTAGAAACAATCGAACGCAATGCCCAATCTCAAGCACAACTAATTGAAGATATCCTTGATGTCTCAAAAATTATTCGAGGAAAGTTGCAGTTGCAAATAGAACCAGTAAATCTAGTTACTTTAATTGAAACATTACTGGAAACTGTACGCCCGCAAGCCGACGCAAAAGCCATTCAACTAGAAAGTATATTCGATCCGCAAGTACAAATGGTTTGTGGCGACCAACAACGTCTGCGGCAAGTTATTGGAAACTTGCTCTCGAATGCAATCAAGTTTACCTCCAAAGCCGGACGAGTTGAAATCAGCTTGTCGATGAAAATAGAGAATGGGAGACAAGGAGACAAAAAGACATGGGAAACATCCTTCCCCCCACGCCAGTCGCCTCAAGGTCGGGAACCTGCGCAGGGCGCTGGCTCCTCTTTCCATCCCCCCCTCTTTCCATCCCCCCCTCTTTCCATCCCCCCCTCCCCCACTCTCCCCACCTACGCTCAAATCACAGTCACCGACACAGGAATTGGCATTAATCCGGAATTTATTCCTTACGTCTTTGACCGCTTTCGACAAGCAGATAGTTCTTCCACCCGCTCTTATGGCGGACTAGGGTTAGGATTGACAATTGCTCGTCACTTAGTAGAATTGCATAATGGCAAGATTTATGCTCACAGCGAAGGCGAGGGTAAAGGTGCAACCTTCACAGTTGAGTTACCGCTACCAAAAGCAAATCAATTAAAGCCGGAATCTGCGGTAGAAAATAATGCAAATGCCCCAGAAAATTTACCCTCCCTCGATAATATTCAAATCTTAGTTGTAGAGGACAATACCGACAGTCGTGACTTTCTCAAAGTTGTGTTGGAAGAATCTAATGCCAAAGTTACGGCTGTAGGATCTGTAAGTGAAGCGATAGAATGTTTAAAACAAGAGCATTTTCATGTCCTGGTGAGTGATATTGGAATGCCGGAAGAAGATGGTTATCAGTTAATTAGTCAAGTGCGAGATTTAGAGCAAAAAAATGGTATAAAAATTCCGGCGATCGCTCTCACCGCATACACCAGAACTGAAGATAAAATGCAAGCACTCCAAGCCGGCTTTCAAAAGCATCTTGCTAAACCAATTGAACCAGATGAATTGGTGAAAATTGTCGCTGAACTTGTAGACCGCTCCTGA
- a CDS encoding response regulator → MLKKFKISSKIGASFAVSLVSFTVIGLLIYRSARETINTSRRETHTYEVLTNLENFLSTVKDAETGQRGYIITGSEDYLQPYNEAISGIDKKITELRKLTADNPSQQRRLDILEPLTQKRIARLKEVIEIRRTQGPAGVSQAILSGGGKGTILMNEIRREVSDLENEELRLLKLRSVASDAATRQMNYSIAFGIPLYLILLTLLGFFLNRNISRPLEEVSHVAEKIAAGDLDTSVPADNRRDEIGMLAQTFNKMIANLRSTTQKTAEQDWLKTNLAKFSRILQGQRNLETVSQLILRELASLVSAHHGVFYFMTTQEEKPNLILLGTYAYRERKHLANRFQVGEGLVGQCALEKQRILLTEVPSDYIKINSGLGEATPMNIIVLPAVYEERVLAVIELASFQRFSDIHLTFLDDLSESIGIVLDNIVAYQRTEELLQQSRSLTEELRSQQEELVQSNQRLEQQTETLQNSDKLLRQQQQDLQQSYEELQQLNEELEEKTELLAQQKQEVEYKNRQVEQARLNLEEKATQLATTSKYKSQFLANMSHELRTPLNSLLILAQVLSNNNEGNLTPKQVEYSQTIYSAGNDLLSLINEILDLAKIESGTMEVEEKETYFSELQRYVEWTFRSIAEEKKLDFRVHFDEQLPRAIYTDPKRLQQLLNNLLANAFKFTEQGHVSLHVSIVTEGWSRDQESLNSAESVIAFAVSDTGIGISPEKQQVIFEAFQQADGTTSRKYGGTGLGLSISRQIAELLGGEIRLVSQLNLGSTFTLYLPQTYSASVKGQEGQGGQGDRETPWRQGEFLNNTPQVLPPSPPLSIPSSPTLPTFTESPIQDDRQNILSGDRTLLIIEDDLNFARILLDLAREQNFKALVASRGDVGLAMAREFQPAAIMLDIRLPVMDGWTVLDRLKHDPNTRHIPIHIMTVEEGQKRSLQQGAIAFLQKPITSETLFHALRDIKTFVERKVKNLLVVEDNELQRRSIVELIGNGDVAITAVGTATEALTALNTTHFDCLVLDLGLPDMNGFDLIERIKQQPNLGYLPIIIYTGKELTYQEETELRRISDTIIVKDARSPERLLDETSLFLHRLQSNLPIDQQLLLEQLRQSDPVLAGKKILIVDDDIRNIFALTSLLEPYQMEILYAENGRDGITMLQNNSDINVVLMDVMMPGMDGYETMRAIRAIDKFKNLPIIALTAKAMKGDREKCIDAGASDYIAKPVDTEQLLSLLRVWLYQ, encoded by the coding sequence ATGTTAAAAAAGTTCAAGATTAGTAGCAAAATAGGAGCAAGTTTCGCAGTCAGTCTGGTATCTTTTACAGTCATTGGTCTACTTATTTATCGGTCTGCCAGAGAAACGATAAACACTAGTCGCAGGGAAACTCACACTTACGAAGTACTGACAAACCTGGAAAACTTTCTTTCTACGGTTAAGGATGCGGAAACCGGACAGCGGGGTTATATAATTACTGGCTCAGAAGATTACTTGCAACCCTACAATGAAGCAATTTCCGGAATTGATAAAAAAATTACTGAACTACGGAAGTTAACCGCAGATAATCCCAGCCAACAGCGACGGCTTGATATTCTAGAACCTCTGACACAAAAAAGAATCGCCAGACTAAAGGAGGTAATTGAGATTCGCCGCACTCAAGGACCAGCAGGTGTTTCTCAAGCAATTCTTAGTGGTGGTGGCAAAGGCACAATTCTGATGAATGAGATCCGCCGTGAGGTTTCCGATCTCGAAAACGAAGAATTGAGGTTATTGAAACTGCGTTCAGTAGCATCTGATGCAGCGACAAGGCAAATGAATTATAGTATTGCCTTTGGTATTCCGCTTTATTTAATTCTTCTAACATTACTCGGCTTTTTTCTCAATCGCAACATTTCTCGACCGCTTGAAGAAGTCTCTCATGTTGCAGAAAAAATTGCTGCGGGAGATTTAGACACGAGTGTACCTGCCGACAATCGTCGCGACGAAATAGGCATGTTGGCACAGACATTTAACAAAATGATTGCCAACTTGCGCTCAACAACTCAGAAAACAGCAGAGCAAGACTGGTTAAAAACTAACTTAGCGAAATTCAGCCGCATTTTGCAAGGACAACGAAACTTAGAGACTGTTTCTCAACTTATCCTTAGAGAACTTGCTTCTTTAGTCTCAGCTCATCATGGCGTATTTTACTTCATGACAACACAAGAGGAAAAGCCTAATCTCATACTTTTGGGGACTTACGCTTATCGAGAACGCAAGCATTTAGCAAACCGCTTTCAAGTAGGTGAAGGTTTGGTAGGACAATGCGCTTTAGAGAAACAGCGAATTTTGCTAACAGAAGTACCTTCCGACTACATTAAAATCAATTCTGGGCTGGGGGAAGCAACCCCGATGAATATTATTGTTTTACCTGCTGTGTATGAAGAGCGAGTATTAGCTGTGATTGAACTAGCTTCATTCCAGCGCTTTAGTGATATTCATCTGACTTTTCTCGACGATCTCAGCGAAAGTATTGGTATCGTCCTCGATAATATTGTTGCATACCAACGCACCGAAGAATTACTTCAACAGTCGCGATCGCTCACCGAAGAGTTAAGAAGCCAGCAAGAAGAACTCGTACAAAGTAATCAACGCTTGGAGCAACAAACGGAAACATTACAAAATTCCGATAAATTATTGCGACAGCAACAGCAAGATTTACAACAAAGCTACGAAGAGTTACAACAACTCAACGAAGAATTAGAAGAAAAAACCGAGTTGTTAGCTCAACAAAAACAGGAAGTAGAATACAAAAATCGTCAAGTAGAGCAAGCACGCCTAAATTTAGAAGAAAAAGCCACACAATTAGCCACAACTTCTAAATACAAGTCGCAATTTTTGGCGAACATGTCCCACGAGTTAAGAACTCCATTAAATAGTTTACTGATATTAGCGCAAGTTTTATCTAATAACAATGAAGGAAATTTGACACCAAAACAGGTGGAATATAGCCAAACTATCTACTCTGCCGGCAACGATTTGCTATCACTAATTAATGAAATTCTCGACTTGGCAAAAATCGAGTCGGGAACAATGGAAGTAGAAGAAAAAGAAACTTATTTTAGCGAATTACAAAGATATGTAGAATGGACTTTCCGTTCGATTGCTGAAGAGAAAAAACTAGATTTTCGCGTTCACTTTGATGAACAACTACCCCGCGCTATCTACACAGATCCAAAACGTCTTCAACAGTTGCTAAATAACTTGTTGGCAAATGCTTTTAAATTTACAGAACAAGGTCACGTAAGTTTACATGTGTCAATTGTAACTGAAGGTTGGAGTCGCGACCAAGAAAGCCTAAACAGTGCTGAATCTGTAATAGCCTTTGCAGTCAGCGATACTGGTATTGGCATTTCCCCAGAAAAACAGCAAGTGATTTTTGAAGCCTTTCAACAAGCAGATGGCACAACTAGCCGCAAATACGGCGGTACAGGTTTGGGCTTATCTATTAGCCGACAAATTGCCGAGTTGTTAGGTGGTGAAATTCGCTTAGTCAGTCAACTTAATTTAGGTAGCACCTTCACTCTTTATTTACCCCAGACATACTCTGCATCGGTGAAGGGACAAGAGGGACAAGGGGGACAGGGAGACAGGGAGACTCCTTGGAGACAAGGAGAATTTTTGAATAATACTCCCCAAGTCCTCCCCCCATCCCCCCCTCTTTCCATCCCCTCCTCTCCCACTTTGCCCACTTTCACCGAGTCGCCAATTCAAGACGATCGCCAAAATATTCTTTCTGGCGATCGCACGCTTTTAATTATTGAAGATGACTTGAACTTTGCCCGAATATTACTCGATTTGGCACGCGAACAAAACTTTAAAGCGTTGGTGGCTTCTCGTGGTGATGTCGGTTTGGCAATGGCACGAGAATTTCAACCTGCGGCGATAATGTTAGATATCCGTTTACCCGTGATGGATGGTTGGACTGTACTCGACCGTTTGAAACATGACCCTAACACGCGTCACATCCCAATTCACATTATGACAGTTGAAGAAGGACAAAAACGAAGTCTGCAACAAGGAGCGATCGCCTTTTTGCAAAAACCCATTACCAGTGAAACACTTTTTCACGCTTTGAGAGATATCAAGACATTTGTAGAACGAAAAGTCAAAAATTTGCTCGTGGTAGAAGACAATGAATTACAGCGTCGCAGCATAGTTGAGTTAATTGGTAACGGTGACGTAGCAATTACTGCGGTTGGTACAGCTACAGAAGCCTTAACAGCACTTAATACTACTCATTTTGATTGCTTAGTATTAGATTTGGGATTGCCAGATATGAATGGTTTTGACTTAATCGAACGAATTAAACAACAACCAAATCTTGGTTATTTACCCATCATTATTTATACTGGCAAAGAGTTGACATATCAAGAAGAAACAGAACTACGCCGTATTTCTGACACTATTATTGTCAAAGATGCACGTTCCCCAGAACGATTGTTAGACGAAACATCGCTGTTTTTACATCGCCTTCAGTCAAATTTACCAATTGACCAACAGTTATTATTAGAACAGCTACGCCAAAGCGACCCGGTGCTAGCAGGCAAGAAAATTTTAATTGTTGACGATGACATCCGGAACATTTTCGCCCTTACTAGTTTGTTAGAGCCTTATCAAATGGAAATTCTTTATGCTGAAAACGGTAGAGACGGCATTACCATGTTACAAAACAATTCTGATATTAATGTTGTCTTAATGGATGTAATGATGCCAGGAATGGATGGTTATGAAACAATGCGTGCCATTCGCGCTATTGACAAATTTAAAAATCTACCAATAATTGCCCTCACCGCAAAAGCCATGAAAGGCGATCGCGAAAAATGCATTGATGCCGGCGCATCGGACTACATCGCTAAACCCGTTGATACCGAACAGTTGCTCTCACTACTGAGAGTCTGGCTCTACCAGTAA
- a CDS encoding chemotaxis protein CheB gives MTKFAITVIGASWGGLQAMETILGSLPENLAIAIAVAQHRHKDSEGELVNCLQRCSLLPVVEVIDKQAIAPGQVYLAPADYHLLVEPGHFALSTEAPVSYARPSIDVLFETTADAYKERAIGVILTGSSQDGAQGLAKVKAYGGMAIVQEPTTAVSRIMPDAAIAAVVSATILPLSEIAPFLVNLCSSSFFTSNSG, from the coding sequence ATGACGAAATTTGCTATTACTGTAATTGGTGCATCTTGGGGGGGATTACAGGCAATGGAGACGATTTTGGGAAGCTTACCGGAAAACTTGGCGATCGCCATTGCTGTTGCCCAACATCGTCACAAAGACTCGGAAGGTGAATTGGTGAACTGCTTGCAAAGGTGTAGTTTATTACCAGTAGTGGAAGTGATAGACAAACAAGCGATCGCTCCCGGACAAGTTTACCTTGCACCAGCAGATTATCATTTATTAGTAGAACCCGGTCACTTTGCTCTTTCAACCGAAGCCCCTGTTTCTTATGCCCGTCCCTCTATTGATGTATTATTTGAAACCACCGCCGATGCTTACAAAGAGCGAGCAATTGGCGTGATTCTCACAGGCTCCAGTCAAGATGGCGCACAAGGACTGGCAAAAGTCAAGGCATATGGTGGTATGGCAATTGTTCAAGAACCGACCACAGCTGTTAGTCGTATAATGCCAGATGCGGCAATTGCAGCAGTGGTTTCAGCAACAATTTTGCCTTTGTCAGAAATCGCTCCTTTCTTGGTCAATCTTTGTTCTTCCTCTTTTTTCACCTCTAATTCCGGATAA